GCTATACTAGTTCCGACCGTTAAATGGAAGTGCCCCGTAACCCAGATTGTATTATGCACAACTGCGTTCATCTGGTTACTCGCATTAATAATTCCACCTGCACCTGCTGGAATAAAAGCTAGCATACCCAGCATTGGAGCAAAGAAGCGAGCATCCTTCCAAGGCAATTTCCAAAACCAGCCAAACAAA
This is a stretch of genomic DNA from Brevibacillus laterosporus DSM 25. It encodes these proteins:
- a CDS encoding cbb3-type cytochrome c oxidase subunit I, with amino-acid sequence MLHVILTLTVVFPSLMTAFSLFAVFETSGRKKGAKGLFGWFWKLPWKDARFFAPMLGMLAFIPAGAGGIINASNQMNAVVHNTIWVTGHFHLTVGTSIALTFFGIIRIGYCQI